In Miscanthus floridulus cultivar M001 chromosome 5, ASM1932011v1, whole genome shotgun sequence, one genomic interval encodes:
- the LOC136452314 gene encoding IQ domain-containing protein IQM1-like, which translates to MSLRLLTTERNHLLSPKPQSPRDAALSLLRSPRLSCSGSSPKPKAAKIAHGGLERSLSFKNWEADAAAAAAAASRGGGINGARPGTLALQHHQQQSPRRVVSVSPHPQAQAMFEYISPRPRVELDQAATKLQKAYKGLRTRRNLADGAIIAEELWWKTVDSVYLNIKSISFFDEDKQETAASRWSRAAKRIAKVGKGLSKDDKAQKLALQHWLEAIDPRHRYGHNLHLYYDIWSASSSCEPFFYWLDVGNGRDLHHEKCPRSKLNSQLIMYLGPNERAAYQVVLEEGRLLYKQSGDLVNTNEESKWIFVLSTSRSLYVGQKRKGKFQHSSFLSGAATSAAGRLVAKEGVLKAIWPYSGHYLPTEENFREFITFLEDNNVDLANVKRCSVDDDEYPSFKKPAAAPEEQQAAEEAAPVATEEAAAHAEAVEDQQAMVELPTVDIVKEEDTATDTAADVQEPPKMMMASRRPSFKWSTPTGARIGCLQNYPADVQSMALEQVNLSPRVAPSPRLPIPSPRPSPKIRLSPSLHYMGCPTPTATGASSRLAIPSPARRSSPKQHFMGFHTPAVALTLPKHKAK; encoded by the exons ATGAGTCTGAGGCTGCTCACCACAGAGCGCAACCACCTTCTCTCCCCGAAGCCACAGAGCCCGCGGGATGCCGCCCTGTCGCTGCTGAGGTCACCCAGGCTGTCCTGCAGCGGCAGCAGCCCCAAGCCGAAGGCCGCCAAGATAGCGCACGGCGGCCTGGAGCGCTCGCTCAGCTTCAAGAACTGGGAGGCGGATGCGGCGGCCGCAGCCGCGGCGGCCAGCCGGGGCGGCGGCATCAACGGCGCGCGCCCGGGCACCCTGGCGCTGCAGCACCACCAGCAGCAGAGCCCCCGGCGCGTGGTGTCCGTGTCCCCGCACCCGCAGGCGCAGGCCATGTTCGAGTACATCTCCCCTCGCCCCCGCGTGGAGCTGGACCAGGCGGCCACCAAGCTGCAGAAGGCCTACAAGGGCCTCCGCACGCGCCGCAACCTCGCCGACGGCGCCATCATCGCCGAGGAGCTGTGGTGGAAGACGGTCGACTCCGTGTACCTCAACATCAAGTCCATCTCCTTCTTCGACGAGGACAAGCAGGAGACCGCGGCCTCGCGATGGTCCAGGGCCGCCAAGAGGATCGCCAAGGTCGGCAAGGGACTCTCCAAGGACGACAAGGCGCAGAAGCTCGCGCTCCAGCACTGGCTCGAAGCG ATTGACCCGCGCCACCGCTACGGCCACAACCTCCATCTCTACTACGACATCTGGTCCGCCAGCTCCAGCTGCGAGCCCTTCTTCTACTGGCTGGATGTCGGCAACGGCAGAGACTTGCATCACGAGAAATGCCCACGAAGCAAGCTCAACTCGCAGCTCATCATGTACCTCGGACCA AACGAGAGGGCGGCGTACCAAGTGGTCTTGGAGGAAGGCCGGCTGCTGTATAAGCAGAGCGGGGACCTGGTGAACACGAACGAGGAGTCCAAGTGGATCTTCGTGCTGAGCACCAGCAGGTCGCTGTACGTCGGGCAGAAGCGCAAGGGCAAATTCCAGCACTCGAGCTTCCTGTCCGGcgccgccacctccgccgccgGCAGGCTGGTCGCCAAGGAGGGCGTCCTCAAGGCCATATGGCCCTACAGCGGCCACTACCTCCCGACCGAGGAGAACTTCAGGGAGTTCATCACCTTCCTGGAGGACAACAACGTCGATCTCGCCAATGTCAAG CGATGCTCGGTGGACGACGACGAGTACCCGTCGTTCAAGAAGCCGGCGGCGGCTCCAGAAGAGCAGCAGGCAGCAGAGGAGGCCGCCCCAGTGGCCACCGAAGAAGCCGCTGCACACGCTGAGGCCGTGGAGGACCAACAAGCAATGGTGGAGCTGCCCACGGTAGACATCGTGAAGGAGGAGGACACGGCCACGGACACCGCCGCGGACGTGCAGGAGCCGCCGAAGATGATGATGGCCAGCCGCCGGCCGTCGTTCAAGTGGTCGACGCCGACGGGCGCGCGCATCGGGTGCCTCCAGAACTACCCGGCCGACGTCCAGAGCATGGCCCTGGAGCAGGTGAACCTGTCGCCGAGGGTGGCGCCGTCGCCGAGGCTGCCCATCCCGTCGCCGCGCCCCAGCCCCAAGATCAGGCTGTCGCCCAGCCTGCACTACATGGGTTGCCCCACCCCGACGGCCACGGGCGCCAGCAGCAGGCTCGCCATCCCGAGCCCGGCCAGGCGCTCGTCGCCCAAGCAGCACTTCATGGGCTTCCACACGCCCGCCGTGGCGCTCACGCTCCCCAAGCACAAGGCCAAGTGA